CATCATCTGGTACAGGCTGCCCTTGAGAGCCAGGTGTTGGTGCCAGGCGCCCCCAGGACCAGGGCCACCTTTAGTTTGCATGTTGATCTGTCAGCTGATCAGGGGAGGGGATTTGTTTATTTGGTACAAGATATGGTTGCCTCCCGAAGGACactttaggggacttccctcaGAGGGTCTGAGGATGTAGTAGGCACCTGTTCAGTACGTCCCCTTCCTGACCTCGATGGGAAGGTACATCGCACTTGTAATCATCTCTTCTTTTTCCATAGATACGTGGAACTGACCAACTACTGCGATTATAAAGACTACCGGGAAACTATATTGAGCAAACCAATGCTATTCTTTATTAATGTACAGACCAAAAAGGACTCCTCGAAAGGTAGGTATGTAAATGTTTGGGTTTGGTTCTGCCTTGCTGGGCTGTGGACTGTAGCCTGCTGATGAGGTAGAAGTTGGGCGTGGAGAAAGCAGGGCGGATGTCAGCTTGTGCAAGGCTGGAAGCCTGGTGTGTGAGGCCATCAGCACAGCACAAGCCTGCAGAGCAAACCTCTAAGTGATCCTATGGCAGAAGGCATCTGTCTCTGAGTCTTCTTTCATACTTCCTGTCTAAGCAGGAAGTGATCTCTGAGCCTGCAGGGGTTGCAAAAATGACCAgagtgatgaagatgatgatataTAATATTGCCTACCACGTATCAAGCACTTCTGTGAGGCATGTGCTAACGTCAGTAATTGGCCAACAGCCCGGTAGGGCATATCATCCAAAGGAGAACATTTTTGAGCATGAAAGCAGGAACTGTAATAAGTATGCTGGGATAAAGGTATAAACTAGAACTGACTCAGGCATAACTAGGATGCCTGGCCATCCTGCCTATGCGGTACTTATCCCatccccattttctagatgagaaaactaagataaagaaaataaacgcTTATGTGGATGCTTTTATGTTTCATGCTCTGGCCTTTGAATTTCAATTTTAGAGATATCTCTTTATTGTTTCTTCCAGGAAATCAGACTGATAACAACTATATTAACTCAAGTTCCAATATGAAAATATCtcaattttcccttcttcctcccgcTCAGAGTGATACATGGGGAAAGTCATGGGCATAAGTTCTGTAATAGCGGTAGAATTTCTTACACTTACTTCTAAATAATGTTCTTAAAATGAGACCAAGAGAGTAagaattgatctacagattccaAATAGACTTCCTCAAACATGCCCTTCCTCATTCAGATTCGTGGACCTGATTCTCTGCTCGTCTCATTCAGAGTCATTCAGATTCCCTTCTCACTTCATAATTCAAAGTCACAATGTCCTTCTTGGCAGGAGGGGCCGGGAACAGATCACACTGTAACAAGCAATGCTCATTAGAGCATCTGAGCCCCTGGTGTTATTTGGCTTGCTGGTGACCAGAAAGCCGAGAATTCTCTAAGAATGTAATGCACAGATGTATCCAGTATACCTCCCGCATTGATCTCTCAGGAGGATTCTTAAGAAAGAATAAGAGACCTctccattttaacattttaatgaacataCAGGGAGTGGTATAAGGAAATATTTGTGGTGGCCTCGAAAAGATTCACGGTTATATAACGCTTGTGGAAGGAGGTAGAGAAACCCAGTCCTCATTGGCTGTGAGGAAAGCCATGAAATGAAGAGATTCTGTGACACAAAGCTTAAGATGGTCAagtttaaattatgaaaattgtGATTAGGGCAACATGTCCAGCCCTGCTGCTATCCTAAACTTGTACTTTTGTGCAAATTTAGAAGAAGCCACCATTAACTCAAGACAATTTACTAATCCTTCCCAGAAGTTTGTCATAATAAATGTACAAGTAGACAATGTGGAAGCAATTGGCATCCTCTAGgattgtgcagtgcacaacctgcccaACCTTCACAACGGTGGATGGAGGGTGGCGGCCTTAAGTATCTAATGAGCCCAAAGGTCTTGGTTTAGTTTATGTGAAAGTTAATTCAAGGTATCAAATAGCTGGCTTGCTTTACTTGCTTATTTATATCTTTTCTCAAAGAGGAGATAAGGTAGTTTCTATCTAAAGTGCCCCAAAAAATAATttgggagaaaggaaaacaggggaaggaaaaataagatggatAAGGTTAGTGCAAAGGTTAGTTCAAAATGTATTCCCCAAGGACGTAACACTTGCTATTGGTGGATCACAGGTTTGATGCTCAAAGCCAGTGTAGAATGTTCAGTTCCCCAAATCACATGATGGCTGGTCCATGGCCTTTAAACAAAGGGTGGCATTCTATGTTATGGGTCTCCCTAGAAAAAGTGCTTGAGTAATGAAGGGCATGGAGCTTGATTCCGGGGGCTGGAAAAGTTAGGAGGTTGTTGGTTCGCAGTATTTAAAATTTCCTAGGGAGTAAACAACCACCCCTTTGCTTAGATTAGATAGAACTGGACAGAATTGGATTTAAACCAAACCAAACCgatcaaataaacaacaaaaaacaactgcCAGGACATAGACGTGGCATTATTTAAACAATGGGAGGGACATTTCCGCTGGGCTTGTGCTGGGCTGGGGCGTGGAGGAGATGCAATCTCAGATTGCCTTGGTCCTTAGAATTCTAGACTAGCCCTTTGCAGACTGAAAGCCAGGCCTCTGGGGGAGGACAGGGAACGATGAGGGAAGGGGAAGGCAGGGGGCAGCGTCCTCCCCTGGACTGATTTTCTGCTTTGCAAGTGGGAAATGTGGGTGAGAGCCAAGTTGCTGTTTATCCAGTAAGGCGGTGACACGAAAACCAGCCATCTCCAGTTTTCACTTTGGCTCCTGTGCTGGCTGCACACAGAGGAGACTCAGTGCTTATCTGTGATAATTATGGACTGGAACTTTCGATTTCTGAGGCAAGAGTGACAAAGTGCAACCTGGGGGGAGCTGATTTTCTAACCTGCTTTGACAGTATCCTGGAGCTTCCTCACACCTGCAAATTTCTCGGAAACATTTCTAGAAACCTGGTTAGGCTTTGCAGTGAGGGAGCAGCGAGGGaggttataaattaataaaatctcCAAATATGGTGGGAATCACTGCTTTGTCAGATACTAAGAAGTACACATGCACCCTTGTTTTTTGACTTCTACTTTCTGATTTCTAGAAAGAACGTATGCGTTTCTTGTGAACACCAGGCACCCCAAGATAAGAAGACAGATAGAGCAGGGGATGGACATGGCCATTTCCTCAGTGATTGGAGAAAGCTACTGGCTTCAGGTGAGGCTGGCTTGTGTGAATCCAGGGCTACCAACACACAGAAGAGGGTCTGGGCGTTTCAGGCCAGGACTGAGTCCCTAGAGCTTAACTCTAACTTAACTGAAACCAGACACAGACCTTTTCTATTGCTTCATTATCACTACCAATAAAATGAACTTAGTTTCTAGCAACTTCTTAGAAATAGggcaagaataaatataaatttgacCAAGCAGTTCAAGGTCTTTACACGGAATTTGATGCAAATGcaaagatttgttttaaaaaaataaaggcaactgatgagggcagacaccaaaaccaacaggaactacgaacctgcagcctgcgaaaaggagacccgaaacatagtaagttaagcaaaatgagaagacggagaaacacacagcagatgaaggagcaaggaaggagcaacacaccagaccaaacaaatgaagaggaaataggcagtctacctgaaaaagaattcagagtaatgatagtaaagatgatccaaaatcttggaaatagaatggaggaaatacaagaaacgtttaacaaggatctagaagaactaaacagcaaacaaacaatgatgaacaacacaataaacgaaatttaaaattctctagaaggaatcagtagcagaataactgaggcagaagaacggataagtgacctggaagataaatagtggaaataactactgcagagcagaataaagaaaaaagaatgaaaagaattgaggacagtctcagagacctctgggacaacattaaatgcaccaacatttgaattataggggtcccagaagaagaagagaaaaagaaagggactgagaaaatatgtgaagagattatagttgaaaacttccctaatatgggaaaggaaatagtcaatcaagtccaggaagtgcagagagtcccatacaggataaatccaaggagaaacactccaagacacatataaatcaaactatcaaaaattaaatacaaagaaaaaatattaaaagcagcaagggaaaaacaacaaataacatacaagggaatccccataaggttaatagttgaaagtcagaaagaaaaaacaaatacagtatgctaacacatatatatggaatctaaaaaaaaaaaaaaaggttctgaagaacctaggagcaggacaggaataaagacgcagacatagagaatggacttgaggacacggggagggggaagggtaagctgggacgaagtgagagagtggcttggacatatatacactaccaaatgtaaaatagatagctagtgggaaacagccgcatagcacagggagatcagctcggtgctttgtgaccacctagaggggtgggatagggagggtgggagggagatgcaagagggaggagatatgcggatatatgtatatgtatagctgattcactttgttataaagcagaaactaacacaccattgtaaagcaattatactccaataaagatgtcaaataaataaataaaagataaaggcaactgtttaaaaatatgtcagaaaatgtatacatatagctgactcagttcattgtgcagcagaaactaacacaacattgtaaagcaactataccccaatttaaaaaaatctataccttcttgtttggaaaaaaaaaatatgtcagaaagaaagagaaataagagttGTGATATTTTGGACATTTGGACATTTGTTAATTCTATAATATAATTCTATGATATAAGTCTGTAATACAACATTATCGTTATATCCATGAAATTAATTAAAtgcttctctctctttcagttTGATTTTCAAGAGGCAGTAAAGAATTTTTTCCCTCCAGGAAACAAGCTGGTTAATGGAGAAGATTTGAGCTTTGTGTATGAATTCAAAGCTGATGCGTTATTTGATTTCTTCTATTGGTTTGGGCTCAGCAATTCCACTGTAAAAGTGAATGGAAAAGTTCTGAATTTGTCAAGTACAAGTCCAGAAAAGAAGGAGACCATTAaattatttctggaaaaaatgAGTGAACCTTTAATCCGAAGAAGCAGTTTCTCTGACCGAAAATTCAGTATAACTTCCAGAGGTATGTTAAAAATTCTCAAGTACCCGAGGAACGTAGTTAAATTAAAGGGTAGAATAATGTCATGGAGGAGGAGAATCAATTAATGGAAAAGGTGAGGCTTCTTGGTAAAGGGGAAATATAATATCACATATTTCAGAAACTAGGAAGTGAGAAACATTTACTACCAAAAAGAAATATagtaaactaacacaacatttaaatcaattacacttcaataaaaattaaaaaaaaaaaaaaagaaaagaaaagaaatatagtgACTTTTCCTTTTAGGCTCCTTAAAGTTTTCTGACATAGCAGTTTTACAGTGCAGCATacccagaaaataattttaaaatatattattaacgtAAATACGTGTTAATACTCATTGAAATATTATTAACAAGAATTTAACTATAGAAGAATGATGCTTTCCTGATGTGCATATTCAGGGCAACAGAATGTTAAGGAAAAGTGTTGGCTGAGGGGGGAAGACACATGGTGGAGATATCcatctttataaatatttggaaGGGTTCTCCAGAGTTTCTAAGACCACAAAATAGTATCTCTTGAGACTGCCTCACTTCACAGACCGCAGGTCACATCTGGTGCGTTCTAGATTTTATATCCAGGGCCTCCTCCCCAGGACTTCGGGAAAGTTTTCAGTCTGATGTGGCTAAGGCAGTGATATCAGTCAAGTCTCATCTGCATCTGTCTTCTGCTTAGCCTGCTCTCTCTCCCAGGCTAGTCTGTGCTGGAAGGCAACTTCCTTGAACCAGGACTTTTGCTGCTCAttgcaaataaacaaacaaacaaaaacaagcaaacgacaacaacaaaacaccagTCTCTACGAACCTGTcgttttcaaaaagttaaaaaaaaaaatacagaggctTCGTTAGTTGCATTTAATGACAGTTGCTTTCTTCCAATGTTTCTAGCAAAAATGCTTACTCCTAGCTATTTCTTATCCTGGAAAGTagcttccctctgtctctgtctctccctccttccctccctccctcctgcctttccccctcctcctcctccttctctctccctctttgttGCTTTGCTTTCTCTGTCTGGGTGCTTCTTACAAAGATGCTTTTGTGCTCTGCTCCGTTGCTGCcatggttgggggaggggaagttaTATGCTCATCCTTTTGGGGGAGGATTACCTTGCCTGGTTGTGGCCATCCCAGATGCCAGCTCCTTCCTGGGACACCCTCCAGCCCACCCACTGGCCACAGCAGCCTGAGCAGGGTTTTTCTGTTTCACCGTCGCTCACCCGCTGTCCTTTAGGCTGCCCCGCTGTTCACCGGCATCCTGGGGAGGCTGAGGGGCACGTGAAGTTGGGCGGTGCTTCCTTGCAAGTTTACCCTGAGCCGGCCCTGGGGCCACTTCTACTTC
The nucleotide sequence above comes from Balaenoptera ricei isolate mBalRic1 chromosome 18, mBalRic1.hap2, whole genome shotgun sequence. Encoded proteins:
- the MEDAG gene encoding mesenteric estrogen-dependent adipogenesis protein; amino-acid sequence: MAGLESAPAARPSLTSISSGELRSLWTCDCELALLPLAQLLRLQPGAFQLRGDQLVVPGPAEPAATRGGFNVFSDGHVRLDGQRYRLSSYIRRYVELTNYCDYKDYRETILSKPMLFFINVQTKKDSSKERTYAFLVNTRHPKIRRQIEQGMDMAISSVIGESYWLQFDFQEAVKNFFPPGNKLVNGEDLSFVYEFKADALFDFFYWFGLSNSTVKVNGKVLNLSSTSPEKKETIKLFLEKMSEPLIRRSSFSDRKFSITSRGSLDEVFNCNLSPRSSLMEPLLAELPFPCVLESEETPNPFI